In a single window of the Gadus macrocephalus chromosome 6, ASM3116895v1 genome:
- the LOC132459926 gene encoding transcription factor COE2-like, protein MFGIQEHLIREIGGLKDRSLAEEMDPMRSWVRNVGVVDANAAAQSGVALSRAHFEKQPPSNLRKSNFFHFVLALYDRHGQPVEVERTAFVDFVEHEKEQSGEKTNNGTHYKLQLLYSNGVRTEQDLYARLIDSVTKQPITYEGQNKNPEMCRVLLTHEVMCR, encoded by the exons atgtttggGATTCAGGAGCACCTGATTCGAGAAATTGGCGGATTAAAAGACCGAAGCCTCGCGGAGGAGATGGACCCGATGCGCTCCTGGGTCAGGAACGTCGGGGTCGTGGACGCCAACGCAGCGGCGCAAAG cggTGTGGCGTTGTCCAGAGCCCACTTCGAGAAGCAGCCTCCCTCCAACCTGCGCAAGTCCAACTTCTTCCACTTCGTGCTGGCGCTGTACGACCGCCACGGGCagccggtggaggtggagcgcACCGCCTTCGTAGACTTCGTGGAGCACGAAAAG gaGCAGAGTGGTGAAAAGACAAACAACGGAACACACTACAAGCTGCAGCTCCTCTACAGCAACG GCGTCCGGACGGAACAGGACCTTTACGCCCGTCTCATCGACTCCGTCACCAAACAG cccaTCACCTACGAAGGTCAGAACAAAAACCCGGAGATGTGCAGAGTTCTGCTGACACACGAGGTGATGTGCAGGTGa
- the LOC132459927 gene encoding eosinophil peroxidase-like yields the protein MYEILCLLTVALVGLQCNASTGDHRVFIENIVKEAMAKVDQDYEYSRRESLSRVRRNRVSPSDILRLLKQPSGLSRSAVRASDYMDHAIQLLQKRSLQEHRVHKRSINATDLIMEEDLKTIADITGCSARLRSPSCKTTPNLERFRTTNSECNNKKNSRLGAANIPFTRWLPAKYQDGFSLPAGWDPKVKKNNHLLPLVRKVSNQIFDARTNALTSDPLYTHLVTIFGQWTDHDLTFTPHIPVIRSFNDGIDCAKTCDRKEPCFPMVFPENDRRLKNSDSPQCMPFFRSAAACGSGNTGFLFGGRAVRQQLNTLTAYIDSGQVYGSDVSLATKLRDLSSDLGLLRVNAMYNDSGRELLPFTSMTNNMCSNRAAITGETDAQEVPCFIAGDERTNENIALTSLHTLLMREHNRLARALAKLNPHWSGERLYQEARKIMGGYFQVITFRDYLRHIVGPSVIAKRLSTYPGYSEAVDPSISNVFATAAYRFAHLAIQPVIFRLDENFKEHSEFGNVMLHKAFFAPWRIVFEGGVDPILRGLVGQRAKLNTQDNMMNTDLRDRLFKFVDDLALDLAALNLQRGRDHGLPGYNDWRKFCKLSQPRDVDELAAVLNNTELAEALIDLYGTPDNIDVFLGGVAEPFVPGGRVGDLFACLISVQFQNIRQGDRLWWENDGVFTGTQRKSMMSASLARIMCDNTGIVEVPERPFEYQPRSGYTKCEKIPSFDLSPWKENEDEEADSTTRKPQDPEYRGPPGPQGPRGPPGPPGSTPAVGFSVRLGESYPKANVPIVFSSVIYNGQNAYDVKKGIFTCEQPGVYEFQFHCTIHGKSGSVDLKRNKELILHSYTTKQSGYLTASGSTLLSLKKGDLVYLIANSGGNGLNKDSYFSGHLLFAE from the exons ATGTATGAGATTCTTTGTCTGCTGACTGTGGCTCTGGTGGGGTTGCAGTGCAATGCTAGTACTG GTGACCACAGGGTCTTCATTGAGAATATCGTCAAGGAGGCCATGGCGAAGGTGGATCAGGACTACGAGTACTCAAGGCGAGA GAGCCTTTCTCGTGTTCGGAGGAACAGAGTGAGCCCTTCAGACATCCTGAGGCTCCTCAAACAGCCGTCTGGTCTGTCCCGCTCCGCCGTCCGCGCCTCAGACTACATGGACCACGCCATCCAGCTGCTGCAGAAGAGGTCTCTGCAGGAGCACCGTGTGCACAAGCGCTCCATCAACGCCACAG ATCTGATTATGGAAGAAGACCTGAAAACCATTGCTGATATAACAGGCTGCTCTGCGAGGCTTCGCTCCCCTTCTTGCAAAACCACGCCCAACCTGGAGAGGTTTCGCACCACCAACAGCGAATGCAACAACAa GAAGAACAGCCGCCTGGGCGCAGCCAACATCCCCTTTACCCGCTGGCTGCCCGCCAAGTACCAAGACGGCTTCTCCCTGCCCGCCGGCTGGGACCCCAAAGTCAAGAAGaacaaccacctcctccctttG GTGCGGAAAGTGTCAAACCAAATCTTCGACGCACGGACCAATGCCCTGACCAGTGACCCACTGTACACCCACCTGGTGACCATTTTCGGTCAGTGGACCGACCACGACCTCACCTTCACCCCGCACATCCCCGTCATCCGCTCCTTCAACGACGGGATCGACTGCGCCAAGACGTGTGACAGGAAGGAGCCCTGCTTCCCTATGGTG TTCCCAGAAAATGACCGTCGCCTGAAGAACTCGGATAGCCCGCAGTGCATGCCATTCTTCCGCTCGGCGGCGGCATGCGGCTCGGGGAACACGGGCTTCCTGTTTGGAGGCCGGGCCGTGCGTCAGCAGCTGAACACCCTCACCGCCTACATCGACTCAGGGCAGGTCTACGGATCAGACGTCAGCCTAGCCACCAAACTGCGAGACCTCAGCAGCGACCTTGGGCTCCTGAGGGTCAACGCCATGTACAACGACAGCGGTCGGGAACTCCTCCCCTTCACCAGCATGACCAACAACATGTGCTCCAACCGCGCTGCCATCACCGGCGAAACGGACGCACAAGAGGTCCCCTGCTTCATTGCTG GTGACGAACGAACCAACGAGAATATTGCGCTGACTTCCTTGCACACGCTGTTGATGCGGGAACATAACCGGTTGGCTCGCGCTCTCGCTAAGCTCAACCCCCACTGGAGCGGCGAGAGGTTGTACCAAGAGGCCCGCAAAATCATGGGGGGGTACTTCCAG GTGATTACCTTCCGGGATTACCTGCGGCACATTGTCGGACCAAGCGTCATCGCCAAACGGCTGTCCACCTACCCTGGGTACAGTGAGGCCGTGGACCCAAGCATCTCCAACGTGTTTGCCACGGCGGCCTACCGCTTCGCTCACCTCGCTATCCAGCCCGTCATCTTCCGTCTGGACGAGAACTTCAAGGAACACTCTGAGTTCGGCAACGTGATGCTGCACAAGGCCTTCTTCGCTCCATGGAGAATTGTTTTTGAAG GGGGTGTGGACCCGATCCTCCGAGGGCTGGTGGGTCAGAGGGCGAAGCTGAACACTCAGGACAACATGATGAACACCGACCTGAGAGACCGTCTGTTCAAGTTCGTTGATGACCTGGCTCTAGACCTGGCAGCCCTGAACCTGCAGAGGGGTCGTGACCATGGCCTTccag GATACAACGACTGGCGCAAGTTCTGCAAGCTCTCGCAGCCCAGAGACGTGGATGAGCTGGCAGCAGTTCTGAACAACACTGAGCTGGCCGAGGCCCTGATTGACCTCTACGGCACTCCTGACAACATCGACGTGTTCCTGGGTGGCGTGGCCGAGCCCTTCGTCCCGGGAGGGCGGGTGGGCGACCTGTTCGCCTGTCTCATCAGCGTCCAGTTCCAAAACATCCGCCAGGGAGACAG ACTTTGGTGGGAGAACGACGGGGTCTTCACAGGAACCCAACGGAAATCCATGATGAGCGCATCGCTTGCCCGCATAATGTGTGACAACACGGGCATTGTTGAAGTCCCAGAGAGACCCTTTGAATACCAGCCCCGGTCTGGCTACACCAAGTGTGAGAAGATCCCAAGCTTTGACCTCAGCCCATGGAAAGAGAACG aggatgaggaggctgaTTCAACCACAAGAAAACCACAAGACCCAG AATATCGCGGCCCGCCTGGACCCCAGGGCCCCCGCGGTCCGCCCGGCCCTCCCGGGTCCACGCCCGCCGTCGGCTTCTCGGTACGACTGGGCGAGAGTTACCCCAAGGCCAACGTGCCCATCGTCTTCAGCAGTGTGATCTACAACGGGCAAAACGCGTACGACGTCAAGAAGGGCATCTTCACCTGCGAGCAGCCCGGCGTCTACGAGTTCCAGTTCCACTGCACCATCCACGGCAAGTCCGGGAGCGTGGATCTGAAGCGCAACAAGGAGCTGATCCTCCACTCGTACACCACCAAGCAGAGCGGCTACCTCACTGCCTCAGGGAGCACCCTCCTCTCGCTGAAGAAGGGCGACCTCGTCTACCTGATTGCCAACTCTGGAGGAAACGGCCTTAACAAAGACAGCTACTTCTCCGGCCATCTGCTCTTCGCGGAGTAG